The genomic window ACAGTGATGTTGAGCAGGAATTAACTGACTGACAAGATTGATGTGATGCGGCTGAATGTGCTTTATTATTGATGATGCAATTAACCTTTGCAGTTGCAACTACAATTGGCACAACGATAGCCTTTCTGTTGGTTCCTATGAAATCACTGGGTCAAGATAGCTGGAAGATCGCCGCTGCGCTCATGGGCAGCTACATTGGTGGAGGTAAATCATCGTTACCAGCTAAATGGGGGGTATATTTTGGCAGGATTTAAGAAAGAATTACACATACTACATTTTGATTAATTAGGACATTAATTATGATCTGAGCACgcatttccatttccatatgATTGAAATAGCGGTGAATTACGTCGCAATCTCTGAAGCACTTGGCGTTTCTCCGTCAGTGCTAGCAGCCGGTGTGGCTGCAGACAACATCATCTCTGCACTCTACTTCATGACCCTCTTCTCGCTGGCAGCCAAGATACCAGCTGAACCTAAAACTGCTCAAGGTACGTACGGAGATTCAATATGTATATATCATCTGAATTTCTTAGCTTATAAAGCTAATTAATGAAATGATGGATGGAGCATAGCAGAGGGTAGTAACGGCGGCGAGTCTGAGGGCGGAAGGCGGATGTCGGTGCtccatggcggcgcggcggtggcgctgtcgTTCGTGATCTGCAAGGCCGGGTCGGCCATCTCCAGCCAGCTGGGAATCCAGGGCGGCACCCTGCCGTGCGTGACGGCGCTGGTGGTGGCGCTGGCGACGGCGTTCCCGCGGCTGCTGGGGAAGCTGGCGCCGTCCGGCGAGACCATCGCGCTGATCCTGATGCAGGTGTTCTTCACGGTGGTGGGCGCCAACGGCAACCTGGTGGACGCGGTGACCAAGGCGCCCAGCGTGTTCGCGTTCGCGCTGGTGCAGGTGACCATCCACCTAGGCATCGTGCTCGCCGCCGGGAAGCTGATGGGGTTCGAGCGGAAGCCGCTGCTGATCGCGTCCAACGCCAACGTGGGcgggccgacgacggcggcggccatggcgacggccAAGGGGTGGAGCTCGCTGATCGTGCCGGGCATCCTGGTGGGCATGTTCGGGATCTCCATTGCCACGTTTGTTGGCATCGGGTTCGGCATGTTTGTGCTCAGGAGGATCTGCGGCGCCTAACCAATCTATAGTACTAACAATTCAATTGGTTTATATATAGCTGCGATCAATAAATAATAATGGAGGAGTAGTAGCAATGAAGAATCATGCATGCATTTCAATGAAAAGTGTAAAcattagaagaagaagaagaagaagaagaagaagaagaagaaaatactGTATTATTTATCAAGAGTAATACTATTATtattagaagaagaagaagaaaagttcTGCAGACGATGGATGGATTACAACAAATTAAGGTTCTGAACCCAAAAATCAAGCTCGTCCTTGTGCTGCTGATTTCCACAGTGAGGAAAATTGGTTGGGTGCAGTAAACGGGCAGGGGGACAGAAGGcacaggtggtggtggtagttGGCAATGGCAGGGTGCAAGCGTGGACGAAGCTGGGGGCGTCGAGGAGGTAGGGCGTAAAGCGGAGCTCGGCGAAGAGGAGGTGCTTGTGGGTGGGGTTTTTGATGCTGCGAGCGACGAAGTTGA from Oryza glaberrima chromosome 6, OglaRS2, whole genome shotgun sequence includes these protein-coding regions:
- the LOC127775704 gene encoding uncharacterized protein LOC127775704 isoform X1 yields the protein MAPPAPAALLLPSNHSYRPLLPRPILHHATGFACASASPSPPPRLRLRLRHAAPLRAAALPAIAIAPGDHWGNWAFLLSAAAFGTWSEESTSWGAALSGSLVSIMAGLAATATGLVTAGAPAQDAVMDYLLPATVPLLLLGADLRRVVSTTGDLLKAFLIGSVATTIGTTIAFLLVPMKSLGQDSWKIAAALMGSYIGGAVNYVAISEALGVSPSVLAAGVAADNIISALYFMTLFSLAAKIPAEPKTAQAEGSNGGESEGGRRMSVLHGGAAVALSFVICKAGSAISSQLGIQGGTLPCVTALVVALATAFPRLLGKLAPSGETIALILMQVFFTVVGANGNLVDAVTKAPSVFAFALVQVTIHLGIVLAAGKLMGFERKPLLIASNANVGGPTTAAAMATAKGWSSLIVPGILVGMFGISIATFVGIGFGMFVLRRICGA
- the LOC127775704 gene encoding uncharacterized protein LOC127775704 isoform X2; amino-acid sequence: MAPPAPAALLLPSNHSYRPLLPRPILHHATGFACASASPSPPPRLRLRLRHAAPLRAAALPAIAIAPGDHWGNWAFLLSAAAFGTWSEESTSWGAALSGSLVSIMAGLAATATGLVTAGAPAQDAVMDYLLPATVPLLLLGADLRRVVSTTGDLLKAFLIGSVATTIGTTIAFLLVPMKSLGQDSWKIAAALMGSYIGGAVNYVAISEALGVSPSVLAAGVAADNIISALYFMTLFSLAAKIPAEPKTAQEGSNGGESEGGRRMSVLHGGAAVALSFVICKAGSAISSQLGIQGGTLPCVTALVVALATAFPRLLGKLAPSGETIALILMQVFFTVVGANGNLVDAVTKAPSVFAFALVQVTIHLGIVLAAGKLMGFERKPLLIASNANVGGPTTAAAMATAKGWSSLIVPGILVGMFGISIATFVGIGFGMFVLRRICGA